One stretch of Tistrella mobilis DNA includes these proteins:
- a CDS encoding GNAT family N-acetyltransferase — protein MNDLPLTRVDDTTLPAFAAFLMAKAAPDVRDYLAKTDLRSLFLDRQGAEAWLQGDPQAPAAAVTLVRAPRHDGCIIVSAQILTASGGLAAADACLEVFLDREDRIAPAARLYRITEQTHQPTPAARLAARGFTRIPGLCEYRRPAGPPRPGEFVLADQALDAGYGLALFDDPAQPPDQAVADRVAAIHNRTLGARGSVADWTADVVQGRLSQPGSGLIVARRGGEIAGHILFQQMEGSILVIEACLARAHWRSGAVDAMCRLMAERVSAPRGLDVVACADVTNAASRRAMDRAGMALIAEHHLWECRIGAGVEMFPGPAVIQGPAPA, from the coding sequence ATGAACGACCTCCCCCTCACCCGCGTCGACGACACCACGCTGCCGGCCTTCGCCGCTTTCCTCATGGCCAAGGCAGCCCCGGATGTGCGGGATTATCTGGCGAAAACCGACCTCAGATCGCTGTTTCTGGACCGGCAGGGCGCCGAAGCCTGGCTGCAGGGCGACCCCCAGGCCCCGGCGGCGGCGGTGACCCTGGTGCGGGCGCCGCGCCATGACGGCTGCATCATCGTCTCGGCGCAGATCCTGACTGCCAGCGGCGGGCTTGCGGCGGCGGACGCCTGTCTGGAGGTGTTTCTGGACCGGGAAGACCGGATCGCCCCGGCGGCGCGGCTTTACCGGATCACGGAACAGACCCACCAGCCGACCCCGGCCGCGCGGCTCGCCGCCCGGGGCTTCACCCGCATCCCGGGGCTTTGCGAGTACCGCCGCCCGGCCGGCCCGCCCCGGCCGGGGGAATTCGTTCTGGCGGATCAGGCGCTCGACGCCGGCTATGGACTTGCGCTGTTCGACGATCCGGCACAGCCGCCGGATCAGGCGGTGGCGGACCGGGTGGCCGCCATCCACAACCGTACCCTCGGCGCGCGCGGGTCGGTGGCCGACTGGACGGCGGATGTGGTGCAGGGCCGTCTGTCACAGCCGGGAAGCGGGCTGATCGTCGCCCGGCGGGGCGGCGAGATCGCCGGCCATATTCTGTTCCAGCAGATGGAGGGCAGCATTCTGGTGATCGAGGCCTGTCTGGCCCGCGCCCATTGGCGAAGCGGCGCCGTCGACGCCATGTGCCGGCTGATGGCCGAGCGGGTCTCGGCGCCGCGCGGGCTGGACGTCGTGGCCTGTGCCGACGTCACCAACGCCGCATCACGCCGCGCGATGGACCGCGCCGGCATGGCGCTGATCGCCGAACATCATCTCTGGGAATGCCGGATCGGGGCCGGGGTGGAGATGTTCCCCGGACCCGCCGTCATTCAAGGGCCAGCACCGGCGTGA
- a CDS encoding type II toxin-antitoxin system ParD family antitoxin, with product MNVSIGARWESFVDSVVEEGRYASASEVVREGLRLVEEREARLKALRDTIQAAIAEGGENSAADARRAIAAAVAEIGSGQGSR from the coding sequence ATGAACGTGTCGATCGGTGCGCGCTGGGAAAGTTTCGTCGACAGCGTGGTTGAGGAAGGCCGCTATGCCTCGGCCAGTGAGGTGGTGCGCGAAGGCCTGCGCCTGGTGGAAGAGCGCGAGGCCAGGCTGAAGGCGCTACGCGACACCATTCAGGCGGCGATCGCCGAAGGCGGAGAAAACAGCGCTGCTGATGCCCGCCGGGCAATCGCTGCGGCGGTGGCGGAGATCGGATCCGGTCAGGGCTCACGCTGA
- a CDS encoding type II toxin-antitoxin system RelE/ParE family toxin has translation MPRLILLTPAVRELAAIAAYVMQRSQDAAMAEAFAADLVMKCEHLASLPGLMGRPRPELAAGLRSFVHRGYVIFFRYIDDRFEVVTVLEGHRDIDGHFFEELPL, from the coding sequence GTGCCGCGCCTGATTCTGTTGACCCCAGCCGTGCGGGAATTAGCGGCGATCGCGGCTTATGTGATGCAGCGAAGCCAGGATGCGGCCATGGCCGAAGCCTTCGCCGCTGATCTGGTGATGAAGTGCGAGCATCTGGCCAGCCTGCCCGGCCTGATGGGCCGGCCCCGGCCCGAGCTGGCCGCCGGCCTGCGCAGCTTTGTCCATCGCGGCTATGTCATCTTCTTCCGCTACATCGATGACCGGTTCGAGGTGGTGACCGTGCTGGAAGGCCATCGCGACATCGACGGGCATTTTTTCGAAGAGCTGCCGCTCTGA
- a CDS encoding glycoside hydrolase family 3 protein has protein sequence MALALTAGGAGAAVRPDIWPVPARALAADPVLEARIDALLARMTLEEKVGQTIMADVAEVTPDDLARWPLGALFAGGNSSPGGTGLVPRERWLAAADAYHAASLAGSGIPVIWGTDAVHGHNRLIGATVFPHNIALGAAGDPDLVRRVGRAIAAEVAATGLDWSFGPTLAVARDARWGRAYESFGSDPALVARLAGAAVEGLQGPVEPHVPGRDFLKDGRVIATAKHFIGDGGTTKGIDRGDTQLPEVVLRDIHGAGYPPALTAGVQTVMASFSSWNGAALHGHHGLLTRVLKQRMGFDGILLGDWDGHAALPGCTPGSCPAAMNAGLDMFMAATDWRGLFQDTVRRVQTGDIPAARLEDAVRRILRVKIRYGLFEKPAPSLRAAGLPEPGAAAHRALAREAVRRSLVLLKNEDGLLPLRADLRVGVVGPGADDIGMQSGGWTLDWQGGTGRNHLFPGATSIFGGIAQAVARAGGSAELAPDGRFATRPDVVIAVFGEPPMPRWPATARIWISAATTRAGAGRCWTR, from the coding sequence ATGGCGCTGGCGCTGACGGCCGGCGGCGCCGGTGCGGCGGTGCGGCCGGACATCTGGCCGGTGCCGGCGCGGGCGCTGGCGGCCGATCCGGTGCTGGAGGCGCGGATCGATGCCCTTCTGGCGCGGATGACGCTGGAGGAAAAGGTCGGCCAGACGATCATGGCCGATGTGGCGGAGGTAACCCCCGACGATCTGGCGCGCTGGCCGCTGGGGGCGCTGTTCGCCGGGGGCAATTCCTCCCCCGGCGGTACCGGGCTGGTGCCGCGCGAGCGCTGGCTGGCGGCGGCGGATGCATATCATGCGGCATCGCTGGCGGGCAGCGGCATTCCGGTGATCTGGGGCACCGATGCGGTCCATGGCCACAACCGGCTGATCGGGGCCACGGTCTTCCCGCACAACATCGCGCTGGGGGCGGCGGGCGACCCTGATCTGGTGCGCCGGGTGGGCCGGGCGATCGCGGCCGAGGTGGCGGCGACCGGCCTGGACTGGAGCTTCGGCCCGACGCTGGCGGTGGCCCGCGATGCCCGCTGGGGGCGTGCCTATGAAAGCTTCGGCAGCGACCCTGCTCTGGTCGCCCGGCTGGCGGGGGCAGCGGTCGAGGGGTTGCAGGGGCCGGTGGAGCCCCATGTCCCGGGCCGCGATTTCCTGAAAGATGGCCGGGTGATCGCCACCGCCAAACATTTCATCGGTGATGGCGGCACCACCAAAGGCATTGATCGTGGTGATACGCAACTGCCAGAGGTTGTGTTGCGCGACATCCACGGCGCCGGCTATCCGCCGGCCCTGACCGCGGGGGTGCAGACGGTGATGGCCTCGTTCTCGTCATGGAACGGCGCCGCCCTGCATGGCCATCACGGGCTGCTGACCCGGGTGCTGAAACAGCGGATGGGTTTCGACGGCATTCTGCTGGGCGACTGGGACGGCCATGCCGCATTGCCCGGCTGCACCCCGGGCAGCTGCCCCGCGGCGATGAATGCCGGGCTCGACATGTTCATGGCCGCCACCGACTGGCGGGGGCTGTTTCAGGATACCGTCCGGCGGGTGCAGACGGGCGACATCCCCGCGGCCCGGCTGGAGGATGCGGTGCGGCGGATCCTGCGGGTCAAGATCCGCTACGGCCTGTTCGAGAAGCCGGCCCCGTCGCTGCGCGCCGCCGGCCTGCCCGAACCGGGTGCCGCGGCCCATCGCGCCCTGGCGCGCGAGGCGGTGCGCCGCAGCCTGGTGCTGCTGAAAAACGAGGACGGCCTGCTGCCGTTGCGCGCCGACCTTCGGGTGGGCGTGGTGGGGCCGGGCGCGGATGATATCGGCATGCAATCCGGTGGCTGGACGCTGGACTGGCAGGGCGGCACCGGCCGCAACCACCTGTTCCCGGGCGCGACCTCGATCTTCGGCGGCATCGCGCAGGCGGTTGCCCGGGCCGGCGGCAGCGCCGAACTGGCGCCCGACGGCCGCTTCGCCACCCGTCCGGATGTGGTGATCGCGGTCTTCGGCGAACCCCCTATGCCGAGATGGCCGGCGACCGCCCGGATCTGGATTTCGGCCGCCACGACCAGGGCCGGAGCCGGGCGATGCTGGACGCGCTGA
- a CDS encoding glycoside hydrolase family 3 C-terminal domain-containing protein yields MLDALKAQGLPVVSVFLSGRPLFVGPELAASDAFVLAWLPGSEGAGVADMLFRAADGTVAHPFTGRLPMAWPEAGDTVRIPE; encoded by the coding sequence ATGCTGGACGCGCTGAAGGCGCAGGGCCTGCCGGTGGTCAGCGTCTTCCTGTCGGGCCGCCCCCTGTTCGTGGGGCCCGAACTGGCGGCATCCGATGCCTTCGTTCTGGCCTGGCTGCCGGGCAGCGAGGGCGCGGGCGTGGCGGATATGCTGTTTCGCGCAGCCGACGGAACCGTTGCCCACCCCTTCACCGGCCGTCTGCCGATGGCCTGGCCGGAGGCCGGCGACACGGTCCGGATTCCGGAATGA
- a CDS encoding RNA polymerase sigma factor — MTLDQLLVDSQSELRRYLRQRFGCDMLAAEAVQDACVRLSGAARPATGTVRHPRAYIFRVATNIALDILRRETRERRRFVALDDAPEAVEVPVPSVERSIEQRERLALLRGAIDELPPRCREVFVLHKLDGLSHADVAERLGISRNMVEKHVIRAMRHFRDRLDAAGHDG; from the coding sequence ATGACGCTCGATCAACTGCTCGTCGACAGCCAGAGCGAACTGAGGCGCTATCTGAGACAGCGCTTCGGATGCGACATGCTGGCGGCAGAGGCCGTGCAGGACGCCTGCGTCCGGCTGTCGGGCGCCGCCCGGCCGGCGACCGGGACGGTGCGTCACCCGCGCGCCTACATCTTCCGGGTTGCGACCAATATCGCGCTCGACATCCTGCGTCGCGAAACGCGCGAACGCCGCCGCTTCGTGGCGCTGGACGATGCGCCCGAGGCGGTGGAGGTGCCGGTGCCGTCGGTGGAACGCAGCATCGAGCAGCGCGAGCGTCTGGCGCTGCTGCGCGGTGCCATCGACGAGCTGCCGCCCCGCTGCCGCGAAGTCTTCGTACTGCACAAGCTCGACGGGTTGAGCCATGCCGATGTCGCCGAGCGGCTGGGCATCAGCCGGAACATGGTGGAGAAGCACGTCATCCGCGCCATGCGCCATTTCCGCGACCGCCTGGACGCCGCCGGCCATGACGGCTGA
- a CDS encoding FecR family protein produces MAGEHSSSQGDGHDGRPAPVDEEQGWELYARATSGDDPDGAAARAWAGWRRLSPDHEAIARRIESVWSDADALAVEVAGRPAAMRTPGRPRPQRRRSALKALAASVLMAAVIGYGALATRGHWQGAILNLTHDVATGVGERRELLLADGSRMVLDAASAVDLAMAGDRRDVILARGRLLVEVARDPDRPFTVTAGTVRALVLGTGFTVERRPSGTVSVAVLHGRVQVAVPHEPRQDPGRYQLGPGDRLTFGHGEMALDRIDPDRIAAWTRGVLLIDGRRLEDAVAMIDAHRGGASFIPDPDLAAMRVSASLNLDGGGDAALDRLAAALGLAVHRLPGGPVVITRR; encoded by the coding sequence ATGGCCGGCGAGCATTCCTCTTCCCAAGGCGACGGACATGACGGCCGGCCCGCTCCTGTCGACGAGGAGCAGGGATGGGAACTCTATGCCCGCGCAACGTCCGGCGACGACCCCGACGGTGCGGCGGCCCGCGCCTGGGCCGGCTGGCGACGCCTTTCCCCCGATCATGAAGCCATTGCCCGCCGGATCGAGAGCGTGTGGTCCGATGCCGACGCCCTGGCGGTGGAGGTGGCCGGCCGGCCGGCGGCGATGCGCACACCCGGCCGGCCGCGGCCGCAGCGCCGGCGATCGGCGCTGAAGGCGCTGGCCGCCTCTGTGCTGATGGCGGCGGTGATCGGCTATGGCGCCCTCGCCACCCGCGGCCACTGGCAGGGGGCGATCCTGAACCTGACCCACGACGTGGCGACCGGGGTGGGGGAGCGCCGCGAACTGCTGCTGGCCGATGGCAGCCGGATGGTTCTGGACGCCGCCTCGGCGGTGGATCTTGCCATGGCGGGCGACCGGCGCGACGTGATCCTGGCCCGCGGCCGGCTGCTGGTCGAGGTGGCGCGCGATCCCGACCGCCCCTTCACCGTGACCGCGGGCACCGTCCGCGCCCTGGTGCTGGGCACCGGTTTCACGGTGGAGCGCCGGCCGAGCGGGACGGTCTCGGTCGCGGTTCTGCACGGCCGGGTGCAGGTGGCGGTTCCCCATGAGCCACGGCAGGACCCCGGCCGCTATCAGCTGGGGCCGGGCGACCGGCTGACCTTCGGCCATGGCGAGATGGCGCTGGACCGGATCGATCCCGACCGCATCGCCGCCTGGACCCGCGGCGTGCTGCTGATCGACGGCCGCCGGCTGGAGGATGCGGTGGCGATGATCGATGCCCATCGCGGCGGCGCCAGCTTCATCCCCGATCCGGATCTTGCGGCAATGCGGGTGAGCGCCAGCCTCAACCTGGATGGCGGCGGTGATGCCGCGCTCGATCGCCTGGCGGCGGCGCTGGGCCTGGCCGTGCACCGCCTGCCGGGCGGGCCGGTGGTGATCACGCGGCGCTGA
- a CDS encoding tubulin-like doman-containing protein: MANHFVIGIGGTGGRVIRSLRKRIFQDFGGHRIPDIGLEYLYVDSSDEMMSLNDRSWEVLGTNVQLPPASQLRIGQQELQARLNNIQNYPGLQPWIGERKVWRLVPANVVNAGAGGQRRRLGRFLFACNGEAFREKVRHLTRELTQRHQQTGVTYHVVCGLAGGTGGGAIVDVIAQLIANSASHHDRVIVYAILPDANPPANWDSGSYHANGYAALMELNAMMLGQYQPYDVCGSGRRINCRDSRFKGVYVVTNENEQGRTINVQHELPVIVSDYLFDKITSVGESPVESLENHGANPETIPGSDVPARARNFYAFGIKRVAVPEEEITEYLSYRFALSALNQLVYNNWSDTAGYRNEARALNYDQIVRDPDNQGRWRITSDHFAGVAPVLAQDFEAKRTRHWQDTIPDEWQQFSARVAPVVAELDHAETFGELRTQFEAHYRLGYRREGVGGYYEVRGNGRMETARLLVRDIERELLDNWHSGLYSLTEILTIVQRLRADIDDRLSRSDGVIVQIRGDVGDAEAACAAELTAWGRLGLIGRRLQWRGIFERYTQSCIDLYTARTKLEATRYAQDLMRQTINELNALEGSLRRVRTRFDDEMEQLGREIAARLNDPQAGDLKNIFVKFYEPEPVREVVRRLCINQATMNVLAQAVREALLGVERLGEDPRLERLNEALAHGALSGVVRQVAASQAKAAHDLNVALDRDRILNVSLIRRLRDRFGNRGDEGLTRFCVDLVNAAGVFAPFSLVERGKVGRDAGAEDGERMVTSTIIVNRPDEPDHAEFLARLDAAFRAASTSVLPPQAYSARPHELSIVSFIGNFPVRHLAILPLLRDRYRDRLRAQGDLGRLELHTEDAAADLPDLFIAGAGGLNSLPWLITAWQLGVLREITNGRGVREVVAETTRDDGLPNDDIVLGRNRFTAHELIRPRELVQLRNHCQRLLARDYRHVDARQELRDGVLTWLEELEAAEPDGRRSDAYILHRAAATEIFDRILTVE, translated from the coding sequence ATGGCTAATCATTTCGTAATCGGTATCGGTGGTACCGGCGGTCGCGTTATCAGATCGTTACGTAAGCGAATCTTCCAGGATTTCGGCGGCCACCGGATCCCGGATATCGGCCTGGAGTACCTGTATGTCGACTCCAGCGACGAGATGATGAGCCTGAACGACAGGAGCTGGGAGGTACTGGGCACCAATGTCCAGCTGCCGCCGGCCAGTCAGTTGAGGATCGGGCAGCAGGAGCTGCAGGCCCGCCTGAACAACATTCAGAACTATCCGGGGCTTCAGCCGTGGATCGGCGAGCGCAAGGTGTGGCGGCTGGTTCCGGCCAATGTGGTCAATGCCGGCGCCGGCGGCCAGCGCCGGCGGCTGGGGCGGTTTCTCTTCGCCTGCAACGGCGAAGCTTTCCGCGAGAAGGTCAGGCATCTGACCCGCGAACTGACCCAGCGCCACCAGCAGACCGGCGTGACCTATCATGTGGTCTGCGGCCTGGCCGGCGGCACCGGCGGTGGTGCCATCGTCGACGTGATCGCCCAGCTGATCGCCAATTCCGCCAGCCACCACGACCGGGTGATCGTCTATGCGATTCTGCCCGATGCCAATCCGCCCGCCAACTGGGACAGCGGTTCCTATCATGCCAACGGCTATGCCGCGCTGATGGAGCTGAACGCGATGATGCTGGGCCAGTACCAGCCCTATGACGTCTGCGGGTCCGGCCGGCGGATCAACTGTCGGGACAGCCGCTTCAAGGGCGTCTACGTCGTCACCAACGAGAACGAGCAGGGCCGGACGATCAATGTCCAGCATGAACTGCCCGTGATCGTGTCGGACTATCTGTTCGACAAGATCACCTCGGTGGGCGAATCGCCCGTCGAATCGCTGGAAAATCACGGGGCCAATCCCGAAACCATTCCGGGAAGCGACGTCCCCGCGCGGGCACGGAATTTCTATGCCTTCGGCATCAAGCGCGTGGCGGTGCCCGAGGAAGAGATCACCGAATATCTCAGCTATCGCTTTGCCCTGAGCGCCCTGAACCAGCTGGTCTACAACAACTGGAGCGACACGGCCGGCTATCGCAACGAAGCGCGGGCGCTGAATTACGACCAGATCGTGCGCGACCCCGACAATCAGGGCCGCTGGCGGATCACCAGCGATCATTTCGCCGGCGTGGCCCCCGTGCTGGCACAGGATTTCGAAGCCAAGCGCACCCGCCACTGGCAGGACACCATCCCCGACGAATGGCAGCAGTTCAGCGCCCGGGTGGCGCCGGTCGTGGCCGAGCTGGACCATGCCGAAACCTTCGGCGAACTTCGGACGCAGTTCGAGGCCCATTACCGCCTGGGATATCGCCGCGAAGGTGTGGGGGGCTATTACGAGGTCCGCGGCAACGGCCGGATGGAAACGGCGCGTCTGCTGGTCCGGGATATCGAGCGCGAGCTGCTGGACAACTGGCACAGCGGTTTGTATTCGCTGACCGAGATCCTGACGATCGTTCAGCGCCTGCGGGCCGATATCGACGATCGGTTGTCGCGCAGTGACGGCGTGATTGTGCAGATCCGCGGCGATGTCGGCGACGCCGAGGCGGCCTGTGCGGCCGAGCTGACGGCCTGGGGCCGGCTGGGGCTGATCGGCCGGCGGCTGCAGTGGCGGGGCATCTTCGAGCGCTACACCCAAAGCTGCATCGATCTTTACACCGCCCGGACCAAGCTGGAGGCGACGCGGTATGCGCAGGATCTGATGCGGCAGACCATCAACGAACTGAACGCGCTGGAAGGCAGCCTGCGCCGTGTCCGGACCCGGTTCGACGACGAGATGGAGCAGCTGGGCAGGGAAATCGCCGCCCGTCTGAACGATCCGCAGGCCGGCGACCTGAAGAACATCTTCGTGAAGTTCTACGAGCCCGAGCCGGTGAGGGAGGTCGTGAGGCGGCTGTGCATCAACCAGGCCACCATGAATGTGCTGGCGCAGGCGGTGCGGGAAGCCCTTCTGGGCGTCGAGCGCCTGGGCGAGGATCCGCGGCTGGAACGTCTGAACGAGGCGCTGGCCCACGGTGCCCTGTCGGGTGTGGTGCGCCAGGTGGCCGCCAGCCAGGCCAAGGCCGCCCACGACCTGAACGTGGCACTGGATCGTGACCGGATCCTGAACGTCTCGCTGATCCGGCGGCTGCGCGACCGGTTCGGCAACAGAGGAGATGAGGGGCTGACCCGGTTCTGTGTCGATCTGGTCAATGCCGCCGGGGTGTTCGCCCCCTTCAGCCTGGTGGAACGCGGCAAGGTGGGCCGGGATGCCGGCGCCGAGGATGGGGAGAGGATGGTGACCAGCACCATCATCGTCAACCGACCCGACGAGCCCGATCATGCCGAATTCCTGGCCCGGCTGGACGCGGCGTTCCGCGCGGCGAGCACCAGCGTGCTGCCGCCGCAAGCCTACAGCGCCCGGCCGCACGAATTGTCGATCGTGTCGTTCATCGGCAATTTCCCCGTGCGGCATCTGGCGATTCTACCGCTGCTGCGCGATCGCTATCGGGACCGGCTGAGGGCACAGGGCGATCTGGGCCGGCTGGAGCTGCACACCGAAGATGCGGCGGCGGACCTGCCCGATCTGTTCATTGCAGGTGCGGGCGGCTTGAACAGCCTGCCCTGGCTGATCACCGCCTGGCAGCTGGGGGTGTTGAGAGAGATCACCAACGGCCGCGGCGTCAGGGAGGTGGTGGCGGAGACCACCCGTGACGACGGCCTGCCCAATGACGACATCGTGCTGGGCCGCAACCGTTTTACCGCCCACGAGCTGATCCGCCCCCGTGAACTGGTGCAGCTTCGTAATCACTGCCAGCGGCTGCTGGCCCGTGACTATCGTCATGTCGATGCGCGGCAGGAGCTGCGCGACGGCGTGCTGACCTGGCTGGAAGAGCTTGAAGCCGCTGAACCCGACGGCCGGCGCAGCGACGCCTATATCCTTCACCGCGCCGCGGCGACGGAGATCTTCGACCGGATTCTGACGGTGGAGTGA
- a CDS encoding vWA domain-containing protein, translating to MTMIRSAPAAAPVRHLTLVHLALAHLALAHLALALFVIALLSPEIARAQSATAGGPLTEIEGSDFYQRVLSLPGAELHRSPDTATTTGRRPPVFSVYYVYGHSQVRGQDWVEVADNIYGDGRAWLPADLTVPWSTMLVMEYAPVGQRGPLLFFEEPEAVNAVLRARDRERIVNNLIEAARQGRGEDGVLSFEETGGVVGGARATEAGYLMPVLSFQRSRKLGVQLLEIASLNRHAGPPPPPPSVKTCDGTLIPTTDERAALRHIRTGIVFVVDTTISMGPYIERLREAVQIAHDELKAVGLLDRTSFGLIAYRNDMSREPQKSQLEYVTRVFQPLTCGAEPGRLLDRMGAVKPARVSTRSFSEDAIAGLYEALGGQNADLGPAERMVWEDADARFIFLITDAGALPAGDPQSKYPGVDLAAIHADAAGKDVTIFPIHLISKEAQARNNVGPATEQYRLLAMDQGQTNNYKSVAADDVEMYDKIIREAIGEVITTVKKWERGEKLTQLSVPLNPDPETQPIGDLIVNKMFNVQQRFLGRVQGGRAPQFFEAWAADQDLANPDRMALRASVFLTRNQLNALGQELEAVVLEAQAGGADPSQVLDAIQSVSARTAVDPNLNGQPKLSREKLQAFLNRLPYTPQLLNLTLQDWLNMGTQPQTAILGSIKYKLNAYRELSASDCWTDMTPRIPGQPFRRGDPGLEVCAVSLERLP from the coding sequence ATGACGATGATCCGTTCGGCCCCCGCGGCCGCGCCGGTGCGCCATCTGACCCTGGTCCATCTGGCTCTGGCTCATCTGGCCCTGGCTCATCTGGCCCTGGCCCTGTTCGTGATCGCCCTGCTGTCGCCCGAGATCGCCCGGGCACAATCTGCGACGGCGGGCGGGCCACTGACCGAGATTGAAGGCTCGGATTTCTATCAGCGGGTGCTGTCCCTGCCCGGTGCCGAACTGCATCGCAGCCCGGATACCGCGACGACCACTGGCCGCCGCCCGCCGGTGTTCTCGGTCTATTACGTCTATGGGCACAGCCAGGTCCGCGGGCAGGACTGGGTAGAGGTGGCGGACAATATCTATGGTGACGGACGGGCCTGGCTGCCGGCGGACCTGACCGTGCCCTGGTCGACCATGCTGGTGATGGAATACGCCCCGGTCGGCCAGCGGGGCCCGTTGCTGTTCTTCGAAGAGCCCGAAGCGGTGAACGCGGTGCTGAGGGCCCGTGACAGGGAGAGGATCGTAAACAATCTGATCGAGGCCGCGCGCCAGGGGCGTGGCGAAGACGGCGTTCTGTCCTTCGAGGAAACCGGCGGTGTTGTGGGTGGCGCCCGGGCCACCGAGGCGGGCTATCTGATGCCGGTGCTGAGCTTCCAGCGCAGCAGAAAACTCGGCGTCCAGCTGTTGGAGATCGCCAGCCTGAACCGTCACGCCGGCCCCCCACCGCCGCCGCCCTCGGTGAAAACCTGCGACGGAACCCTTATACCGACGACGGACGAAAGGGCGGCGCTTCGCCATATCCGGACCGGCATCGTGTTCGTGGTCGACACCACCATCTCGATGGGCCCCTATATCGAGCGGCTGAGAGAAGCGGTGCAGATCGCCCATGACGAGCTGAAGGCGGTCGGCCTTCTTGACCGGACCAGTTTCGGGCTGATCGCCTATCGCAACGATATGAGCCGCGAGCCGCAGAAATCGCAGCTGGAATATGTCACCCGGGTGTTCCAGCCGTTGACATGCGGCGCAGAGCCGGGCCGCCTGCTGGATCGGATGGGGGCCGTGAAGCCGGCGCGCGTATCCACCCGCAGCTTCAGCGAGGACGCCATCGCCGGCCTTTACGAGGCGCTGGGTGGGCAGAATGCCGATCTCGGACCCGCGGAGCGGATGGTCTGGGAGGATGCCGACGCCCGGTTCATCTTCCTGATCACCGATGCCGGCGCCCTGCCGGCGGGCGATCCGCAGTCGAAGTATCCGGGCGTCGATCTGGCCGCCATCCACGCCGATGCCGCCGGGAAGGATGTGACCATCTTTCCGATTCACCTGATCTCGAAAGAGGCCCAGGCCCGGAACAATGTCGGGCCTGCAACCGAGCAGTACCGTCTTCTCGCCATGGATCAGGGGCAGACGAACAACTACAAATCCGTCGCGGCCGACGATGTCGAGATGTACGACAAGATCATTCGAGAGGCCATCGGCGAGGTCATCACGACCGTGAAAAAGTGGGAGAGGGGAGAGAAGCTGACGCAGCTTTCCGTGCCGCTGAACCCCGATCCCGAGACCCAGCCGATCGGCGATCTGATCGTCAACAAGATGTTCAATGTTCAGCAGCGCTTCCTGGGGCGGGTTCAGGGGGGCAGGGCCCCGCAGTTCTTCGAGGCCTGGGCGGCGGACCAGGATCTGGCCAATCCCGACCGGATGGCCTTAAGGGCATCGGTCTTTCTGACCCGCAACCAGCTGAACGCGCTGGGGCAGGAGCTGGAAGCCGTTGTTCTGGAGGCGCAGGCCGGGGGTGCCGACCCCAGCCAAGTGCTCGATGCCATACAAAGCGTGAGCGCCAGAACCGCGGTGGACCCCAATCTGAACGGGCAGCCCAAGCTTTCACGCGAGAAGCTGCAGGCCTTTCTGAATCGGCTGCCCTACACACCCCAGCTGCTGAACCTGACGCTGCAGGACTGGCTGAATATGGGGACGCAGCCCCAGACGGCGATTCTCGGCAGCATCAAGTATAAGTTGAACGCCTATCGCGAACTGAGCGCATCGGACTGCTGGACAGATATGACGCCGCGGATCCCCGGCCAGCCGTTCAGGCGGGGCGACCCAGGGCTGGAGGTCTGCGCCGTCAGCCTGGAGCGGTTGCCCTGA